One window of the Fusobacterium perfoetens genome contains the following:
- a CDS encoding NAD(P)H-dependent flavin oxidoreductase, with amino-acid sequence MLNINGLKINVPIIQGGMAIRCSMSKLAAAVANEGGIGVIAGTALPLEELRAEIRKARELITNKGGALGVNIMFAASDFVNLVNVCIEEKVDVIICGAGFSRDIFSMVKGTGIKLFPIVSSLKLAKISEKLGADAIVVEGGNAGGHLGTDLDSWDIMEEITKNVKIPVFGAGGVITPNDAERMLSLGTTGVQMGSRFVATHECSVSDEFKNMYINCKEGDIVKIMSSVGLPANAIISPFAEKLLAEETLTPKSCTGCLKHCKRNFCVSKSLIAGHEGDLEKGLFFAGKDAWKINDIVSVHEIFERFAPVFSSISENKKQIA; translated from the coding sequence ATGTTAAATATAAATGGATTAAAAATAAATGTTCCAATCATTCAAGGAGGAATGGCAATAAGATGTTCTATGTCAAAACTAGCTGCTGCTGTTGCCAATGAAGGAGGAATTGGAGTTATTGCTGGAACAGCTCTTCCTCTTGAAGAACTGAGAGCAGAAATAAGAAAAGCAAGAGAACTTATAACAAACAAAGGGGGAGCTCTTGGAGTAAATATAATGTTTGCTGCTTCTGACTTTGTAAATCTTGTTAATGTATGTATTGAAGAAAAAGTTGATGTCATAATATGTGGTGCTGGTTTTTCAAGAGATATTTTTTCAATGGTAAAAGGAACTGGTATAAAACTTTTTCCTATTGTTTCATCTCTTAAGCTTGCAAAAATTTCTGAAAAACTTGGAGCAGATGCTATAGTTGTTGAAGGTGGAAATGCTGGAGGACATCTTGGAACTGACCTTGATTCTTGGGATATTATGGAAGAAATTACAAAAAATGTAAAAATCCCTGTTTTTGGGGCTGGAGGAGTTATTACTCCTAATGATGCAGAAAGAATGCTTTCTCTAGGAACAACAGGTGTTCAAATGGGAAGCCGTTTTGTTGCCACTCATGAATGTAGTGTAAGTGATGAATTTAAAAATATGTATATTAACTGTAAAGAAGGGGATATTGTCAAAATAATGAGTTCTGTAGGACTTCCTGCAAATGCAATTATAAGTCCCTTCGCTGAAAAGCTTCTAGCTGAAGAAACTCTTACTCCTAAAAGCTGTACTGGATGTCTTAAACATTGTAAAAGAAATTTCTGTGTAAGTAAAAGTCTTATTGCTGGACATGAAGGAGATTTAGAAAAGGGACTTTTCTTTGCTGGAAAAGATGCTTGGAAAATAAATGATATTGTAAGTGTACATGAAATCTTTGAAAGATTTGCACCTGTATTTTCTTCAATTTCTGAAAACAAAAAACAGATAGCATAA
- a CDS encoding amino acid ABC transporter permease codes for MQNDIIFILKGLGLTVNLYVLTMVFSLPLGVLLSLGRLKNKGILNNIILFYTSVFRGTPLLLQLFFVYYGLPMVLGLRFTPFTAAVVTFVINYAAYFCEIFRGSILGIDKGQYEAAKVLGMSYWQTMRRIIIPQSLLTALPPLSNEAISLIKDTSLVSAIGMAEILRNSRELVTRDFSVVPFIICAVLYLLMSVVVIGIFKKLEEKVMI; via the coding sequence ATGCAGAATGACATTATATTCATACTTAAAGGATTAGGACTTACAGTAAACTTATATGTTTTAACTATGGTTTTTTCTCTTCCTTTGGGAGTTCTTTTATCACTTGGAAGATTGAAAAACAAAGGAATTTTAAATAATATAATTTTATTTTATACTTCTGTTTTCAGAGGAACTCCACTTCTTCTTCAGTTGTTTTTTGTATACTATGGTCTTCCTATGGTATTGGGACTTAGATTTACACCATTTACAGCAGCTGTTGTAACATTTGTGATAAATTATGCTGCATATTTCTGTGAAATATTCAGAGGAAGTATTTTAGGAATAGATAAAGGGCAGTATGAGGCTGCAAAAGTTCTTGGAATGTCATATTGGCAGACAATGAGAAGAATTATTATACCTCAGTCTCTTCTTACAGCACTTCCACCTTTATCAAATGAAGCAATCTCTCTTATAAAAGATACATCTCTTGTATCTGCAATAGGAATGGCTGAGATTTTAAGAAATTCAAGAGAACTTGTAACTCGTGATTTTTCTGTAGTGCCCTTTATAATCTGTGCAGTACTTTATCTTTTAATGTCTGTTGTAGTAATAGGAATTTTTAAGAAACTGGAAGAAAAGGTGATGATATAA
- a CDS encoding ClC family H(+)/Cl(-) exchange transporter, whose translation MEKETADKALKTHHSSHLSLYFYGAVVGIITGIVIVGYRVSLSFAQKYREMFYEYVRHTLFDAQTIFVLAVLILITSVFLGYVVAKYPMIKGSGIPQVKGVLIRQMDFSWARELAAKFVSGVVAVGSGMSLGREGPSVQLGAEVGTGVFKIFKRNEYDKKYLVSCGASAGLAAAFGAPLAGVVFAIEELHKFMSPLLVTCVLISSVCAEFVSKYFFGFSPSLNIHVDTTYQLKYYFLIIIFALLMTTIGKLFEEALLKGQVLYGKIKINPIFKPVVIITITAFMGIFFADVTGGEHTLAEKVMYGSYTYKTLIILFVLKFLFTAACFSSGIPGGLFLPMIVLGALAGKIYGMFVINLIPDVTAGYEVYFIVLGMAALLTAVMKSPITSTILMLEVTGSFSHFFPLVTVCMITFLMTEVIKMRSINDILLENMLPKGLDENGDEEKKVTIKIPVGLDSSIDGKKVKEIAWPERCLIVGIDRGDREIIPHGETKILAGDLLVFLMDERTASIVKPVLIQMGEE comes from the coding sequence GTGGAAAAAGAAACAGCTGATAAAGCACTTAAAACTCACCACAGTTCACATTTGAGCCTTTATTTTTATGGGGCAGTAGTTGGAATAATAACAGGAATTGTGATTGTGGGTTATAGAGTTTCACTTAGTTTTGCTCAAAAATACAGAGAGATGTTTTATGAATATGTAAGACATACTCTTTTTGATGCTCAGACTATTTTTGTTCTTGCTGTCCTTATTCTTATAACTTCTGTTTTTCTTGGATATGTTGTAGCAAAATATCCAATGATAAAAGGAAGTGGAATTCCACAGGTAAAAGGAGTTCTTATAAGACAGATGGATTTTTCATGGGCAAGGGAACTGGCTGCAAAATTTGTTAGTGGAGTTGTGGCAGTGGGAAGTGGAATGTCTTTAGGAAGAGAAGGACCTTCTGTTCAGCTTGGAGCAGAAGTTGGAACAGGAGTTTTTAAAATTTTTAAAAGAAATGAATACGATAAAAAATATTTAGTTTCATGTGGAGCAAGTGCAGGGCTTGCAGCGGCATTTGGAGCACCTCTTGCTGGTGTTGTTTTTGCAATAGAGGAGCTTCATAAATTTATGTCCCCTCTTCTTGTAACTTGTGTATTAATATCTTCTGTGTGTGCTGAATTTGTTTCAAAATATTTCTTTGGATTCAGCCCAAGTCTTAATATTCATGTTGACACAACTTATCAGTTAAAATATTATTTTTTAATAATTATTTTTGCTCTTCTAATGACAACAATAGGAAAGCTTTTTGAAGAAGCACTTTTAAAAGGACAGGTACTTTACGGAAAAATAAAAATAAATCCAATATTTAAACCTGTTGTCATTATTACAATAACAGCTTTTATGGGAATATTTTTTGCCGATGTAACAGGTGGAGAACATACCCTTGCAGAAAAAGTAATGTATGGAAGTTACACTTATAAAACTCTTATAATTCTTTTTGTGCTTAAGTTTTTATTTACTGCAGCTTGTTTTTCATCAGGAATTCCAGGTGGATTATTTCTTCCTATGATTGTTCTTGGAGCACTAGCAGGAAAAATTTATGGAATGTTTGTGATAAACCTTATTCCAGATGTAACTGCTGGATATGAAGTTTATTTTATAGTTCTTGGAATGGCTGCTCTTCTTACTGCTGTTATGAAGTCACCAATTACAAGTACGATACTTATGCTTGAAGTTACAGGTTCATTCTCTCATTTCTTTCCACTTGTAACAGTGTGTATGATTACTTTCCTTATGACAGAAGTTATAAAGATGAGATCTATAAATGATATTCTTCTTGAGAATATGCTTCCAAAAGGATTGGATGAAAATGGAGATGAAGAGAAAAAAGTTACAATAAAAATTCCTGTAGGGCTTGACAGTTCTATTGACGGAAAAAAAGTAAAAGAAATTGCATGGCCTGAAAGATGCTTGATTGTAGGAATTGACAGAGGAGATAGAGAGATAATTCCCCATGGGGAAACTAAGATACTTGCAGGAGATTTGCTTGTATTTTTAATGGACGAAAGAACAGCTTCAATTGTAAAACCTGTATTGATTCAAATGGGAGAAGAATAA
- a CDS encoding amino acid ABC transporter substrate-binding protein, which produces MKRLLMIVMMLVTLVTGVFGADKSFEKIQKNGKFIVGLDATFAPMGFRGENGEIVGFDIDLAKEVAKRWGVEVEFKPCEWDGIIFDLNSGNIDMVWNGMTMTEERKRQAAFSEPYFTDGQLIFSKREAKVNKVAELEGKVVGLQLGSSADYAVQKSDVFSKIKEVKKYATNVEALMDLEAGRTDAVVVDTVAGKYYNSKRATLTYSEESLTKEYYGVAMRKNDKALVEKLNETLNEMKADGTFEKISEKWFGKEEK; this is translated from the coding sequence ATGAAAAGATTACTTATGATTGTTATGATGTTAGTTACTTTAGTTACTGGTGTTTTTGGAGCAGATAAATCTTTTGAAAAGATTCAGAAAAATGGGAAATTTATAGTAGGTCTTGATGCAACATTTGCTCCTATGGGATTTAGAGGAGAAAATGGAGAAATAGTAGGATTTGATATAGATCTTGCAAAAGAAGTAGCAAAAAGATGGGGTGTTGAAGTAGAATTTAAACCATGTGAGTGGGACGGAATAATATTTGATTTAAACAGTGGGAATATTGATATGGTATGGAATGGAATGACAATGACAGAAGAGAGAAAAAGACAAGCAGCTTTTTCTGAGCCATATTTCACTGATGGACAGCTTATTTTTTCTAAAAGAGAAGCAAAAGTAAATAAAGTTGCAGAACTTGAAGGAAAAGTTGTAGGACTTCAGCTTGGAAGTTCAGCAGATTATGCAGTTCAGAAAAGTGATGTATTTTCTAAAATAAAAGAAGTTAAAAAATATGCAACAAATGTGGAAGCTTTAATGGATCTTGAAGCAGGAAGAACAGATGCTGTTGTTGTTGATACAGTTGCAGGAAAATATTACAATTCAAAAAGAGCAACACTTACTTATTCAGAGGAATCTTTAACTAAAGAATATTATGGTGTTGCAATGAGAAAAAATGATAAAGCTCTTGTTGAAAAATTAAATGAGACTTTAAATGAAATGAAAGCAGACGGAACTTTTGAGAAAATTTCTGAAAAATGGTTTGGAAAAGAGGAGAAATAA
- a CDS encoding amino acid ABC transporter ATP-binding protein, giving the protein MSCISVRNLHKQYKDDEILKGIDLDIERGEVISIIGASGGGKSTFLRCMIGLEDINSGTIETPDKSKMGMVFQSFNLFPHKTAAQNIMESLIVVDKMDKKEAREIALNLLDKVGLKDKADVYPKTLSGGQKQRVAIARALAKNPEVLLFDEPTSALDPEMVKEVQNVISFLRDTSNITMVIVSHEIDFVNQISDRIVVMEKGKIKEIIKNR; this is encoded by the coding sequence ATGTCTTGCATAAGTGTTAGAAATTTACATAAGCAATATAAAGATGATGAGATTTTAAAAGGGATTGATTTAGATATTGAAAGAGGAGAAGTTATTTCCATAATAGGAGCTTCTGGAGGAGGAAAATCTACATTTTTAAGATGTATGATAGGACTTGAAGATATAAATTCAGGAACAATAGAAACACCAGATAAAAGTAAAATGGGAATGGTTTTTCAGTCTTTTAATCTTTTCCCTCATAAAACAGCTGCACAAAATATAATGGAATCTCTTATTGTGGTTGATAAAATGGATAAGAAAGAAGCTAGGGAAATAGCTCTTAATCTTCTTGATAAGGTAGGTCTTAAAGATAAGGCTGATGTATATCCCAAAACACTTTCAGGAGGGCAGAAACAGCGTGTAGCAATTGCAAGAGCCCTTGCAAAAAATCCTGAAGTTCTACTTTTTGATGAGCCAACTTCTGCTCTTGATCCTGAGATGGTAAAAGAGGTACAGAATGTTATTTCTTTTTTAAGAGATACAAGCAATATTACAATGGTTATTGTAAGTCATGAAATAGATTTTGTAAATCAGATTTCAGATAGAATTGTTGTAATGGAAAAAGGAAAAATAAAAGAGATAATAAAAAACAGATAG